The following proteins are co-located in the Pedobacter sp. FW305-3-2-15-E-R2A2 genome:
- the xylA gene encoding xylose isomerase: protein MTKVVTGEKEFFKGIEQVQFEGLQSDNPFAFRWYDANKVVAGKTMNEHFKFACSYWHSFNGNGADPFGGPTHAFPWDEKKEVVERAKDKMDAAFEFITKMQLPYYCFHDVDVVDYGDDIAENERRLQTMVAYAKEKQASSGVKLLWGTANLFSHKRYMNGAATNPDFQVLAHGAAQVKAALDATIELGGENYVFWGGREGYMSLLNTNMKREQEHLAKFLHTARDYARKQGFKGTFFIEPKPCEPSKHQYDYDAATVRGFLQEYDLLADFKLNLEVNHATLAGHTFQHELQVAVDSGLLGSIDANRGDYQNGWDTDQFPNDINELTEAMLIILEGGGLKGGGVNFDAKIRRNSTDPADLFYAHIGGMDIFARALITADAILQKSDYKKIRTDRYASFDSGKGAEFEQGKLNLVDLRNYAAENGEPAVTSGRQEYLENLINRHI, encoded by the coding sequence ATGACAAAAGTAGTAACAGGAGAAAAGGAATTTTTTAAAGGAATTGAGCAGGTACAATTTGAAGGATTACAAAGCGATAATCCATTTGCTTTTAGATGGTACGATGCCAATAAAGTAGTCGCAGGTAAAACCATGAATGAGCATTTTAAATTTGCCTGTTCCTATTGGCATTCGTTTAACGGGAATGGTGCAGATCCATTTGGAGGACCTACACATGCTTTTCCCTGGGATGAAAAAAAAGAGGTAGTAGAAAGGGCAAAGGATAAAATGGATGCGGCGTTTGAATTTATTACTAAAATGCAGTTGCCTTACTATTGTTTCCATGATGTGGATGTGGTGGATTATGGGGATGATATTGCTGAAAATGAACGCAGGTTACAAACTATGGTCGCGTATGCAAAAGAAAAGCAAGCCAGCAGTGGTGTGAAATTGCTTTGGGGAACGGCCAATTTATTCAGCCATAAACGATATATGAATGGCGCTGCCACAAATCCTGATTTTCAGGTGCTTGCCCATGGCGCGGCACAGGTGAAAGCAGCCCTGGATGCAACGATTGAATTGGGTGGAGAAAATTATGTTTTCTGGGGTGGAAGAGAAGGTTATATGAGCTTGCTGAATACCAATATGAAACGTGAGCAGGAACATTTGGCTAAATTCTTACATACCGCCAGAGATTATGCACGCAAACAGGGTTTCAAAGGAACTTTCTTTATCGAACCAAAACCTTGTGAGCCATCTAAACATCAGTATGATTATGATGCAGCTACCGTTCGTGGCTTTTTGCAGGAATATGATTTACTTGCTGATTTTAAATTAAACCTTGAGGTGAACCATGCTACTTTAGCAGGACATACTTTCCAGCACGAACTTCAGGTAGCGGTAGATAGCGGACTTTTGGGATCTATTGATGCCAATCGTGGAGACTACCAGAATGGTTGGGATACCGATCAGTTTCCTAATGATATCAATGAATTGACGGAAGCAATGCTGATCATCCTGGAAGGTGGTGGACTGAAAGGTGGTGGTGTAAATTTTGACGCCAAGATCCGCCGGAATTCAACTGACCCTGCCGATCTTTTTTATGCACACATCGGGGGCATGGACATTTTTGCAAGAGCCCTGATTACCGCAGATGCAATACTTCAAAAATCTGATTACAAAAAAATACGGACCGACAGGTATGCTTCTTTCGATTCAGGTAAAGGCGCAGAATTTGAACAGGGGAAACTGAACCTCGTAGATTTAAGAAACTATGCAGCAGAAAATGGGGAACCGGCCGTGACAAGTGGAAGACAGGAATACCTGGAAAACCTGATCAACCGTCACATATAA